The window CACGTGCTGGACGGCGTTTCCCTGGCCGAGCTGTTGGACAGCCCCCAGGGACAGGTCGTGCACATCCTGCGGCGCAGTGCGTGAACTCACCTCGCGCCTCGAGAACCGCCTGCAGGTCGTAGTGGCTGGACATCAGCAACGACGACCTGGAGGAGATCATCGTTGCAGCGGAGGCACGCGCGCATCGTCGCCGCATGGGGGAAATCCGTTGCGCGGACATCATGGCGGCCGACGTCGTCACGGTTTCGGCAGATGCGCCGATTGCGGCAGCATGGGCGCTGCTCGCGCGCCATCGGGTCAAGGCCCTGCCGGTGGTGTCTGCCGGCGGCAGGCTGGCGGGCGTGGTGACGCTGCACGACTTTTTTGTTCAGGGCAATGGATTGCCGCGCGCACGCATTGCCGAACATCCCGGCGGGGACGTTGCGGTGCGTGAGCTGATGTCGCCGCGGGTGGTCACGGCGCGCATGCAGCTGGAGGAGCCGGCGGCAAACGGACCTGCGAAGCTCAGGGTGGTCGAGCAAGTGCGCAAGTCCGCCTGACGCGGCGCGCGCCGATCCGCCGGATCAGGCCGTGAGCGCTTTGCTCGATGTGGAAGGCACCAGCTTGCGCAGCCGCCTTGCAGTGAAGAAGGCGAGGGTGATGCAGACGCCGAGTGCGGCGGTCACGCCCGTCCACCCACGGGATTCCCATGCCAGACCGGAGAGCGTGCCGATGACGCTCGCGCCGAGGTAGTAACTGCACAGGTAGATTGCGGTGGCGAGTGCGCGGCGCTCGCCGGCGCGACGCCCGACCCAGCCGCTGGCCGTCGTATGGGCGCCGAAATAGCCGAAGGTGAAGACCGCGACGCCGACGACGATCGCCAGGAGGTGGTTGGCCGTCGTCACTGCGAGTCCCGTGCTGCTTACGAGGATCATCGTCCATAGGACGGCGCGGCGCCCGATGCGGTCGACGAGTCGTCCTGTCCAGGCCGATGACAGGGTGCCGACGAAGTAGAGCAGGAAGACGGCGCCGATCGCGCTCTGGCCCAGTTCGAAGGGCGCCGCGTGCAGGCGGAATCCGAGGTAGTTGTAGAGGCTGGTGAAGACGCCCATCAGCAGGAAGGCGGTTGCGAAGAGGCGACGCAGCCCGGCATCGGCGAACAGTGTGCGGACGTCGGCGAGGATGCGCGCGGGGTGGATGTCGCGCGCGCGAAAATGCTGCGAGGCCGGCAGGCAGCGCCAGAACACGATCGTTGCGACGAGGCCCAGCACGCCGAGCGTCGCGACGGCGATCCGCCATGAACTCCAGTCGGTGATGCAGGCGACGAGAAAGCGCCCGCTCATGCCGCCCAGCGCGTTGCCGGCGATGTAGAGGCCCATTGCCCGTCCCTGCGCGCGCGGGGAGATTTCCTCGCCGAGCCAGGCCATCGCCGACGCAGGCAGGCCGGCGAGGACGGCGCCCAGCAGCATGCGCAGCACGAGCAACTGGTTGAAGTCGGCCGCCAGGGCGGTCGCGAAGGCGATGACCGTCGCGAGGGCGAGCGAGGTCTTCATCAGGGGCTGGCGTCCGTAGCGGTCCGACAGCACGCTGGCGGGCAGCAGCAGCATCGCGAGGGCGGCGGTGCCAAGGGAGACGGCAAGGCTGGCAGTGGTGGGCGCGACAGCGAAGTCGGACACGAGGCGCGGCAGGATCGGCTGGGGCGCGTAGAGGAGGGCGAAGGTCGCGAAGCCGCCGACGAACATGGCGAGGTTGGCGCGCCGGAAGGCGGGTGTGCCAGCCTCGATGTGGGAGGAATCCTTGATGGCGGCTTCTGGCGCAGGGTCTGGCATTGTCGTGCGAATCTCCGGTCGGTCGCTGGCCGCGATGCGGCACGTGACTGAATGCTAGGTTGCGCACGATGCATACGTCCAATATATTCAATTGGATAAATAAATCTGTAAAACAGATCAATGGAGCTACGCCACCTTCGTTA is drawn from Azoarcus sp. DN11 and contains these coding sequences:
- a CDS encoding CBS domain-containing protein, with the translated sequence MAADVVTVSADAPIAAAWALLARHRVKALPVVSAGGRLAGVVTLHDFFVQGNGLPRARIAEHPGGDVAVRELMSPRVVTARMQLEEPAANGPAKLRVVEQVRKSA
- a CDS encoding MFS transporter; translation: MFVGGFATFALLYAPQPILPRLVSDFAVAPTTASLAVSLGTAALAMLLLPASVLSDRYGRQPLMKTSLALATVIAFATALAADFNQLLVLRMLLGAVLAGLPASAMAWLGEEISPRAQGRAMGLYIAGNALGGMSGRFLVACITDWSSWRIAVATLGVLGLVATIVFWRCLPASQHFRARDIHPARILADVRTLFADAGLRRLFATAFLLMGVFTSLYNYLGFRLHAAPFELGQSAIGAVFLLYFVGTLSSAWTGRLVDRIGRRAVLWTMILVSSTGLAVTTANHLLAIVVGVAVFTFGYFGAHTTASGWVGRRAGERRALATAIYLCSYYLGASVIGTLSGLAWESRGWTGVTAALGVCITLAFFTARRLRKLVPSTSSKALTA